A window of Polyodon spathula isolate WHYD16114869_AA chromosome 22, ASM1765450v1, whole genome shotgun sequence contains these coding sequences:
- the LOC121297478 gene encoding histamine H2 receptor-like has product MEKCLNNTMAATDLCLKRSMLSTVMLGFILGAVIVLTICGNVVVCLAVGINRKLRSLTNCFIVSLATTDLLLGLLVLPFSAVIELHRSWPFGATFCNIYTSLDVMLCTASILNLFMISLDRYYAVTAPLRYSTLVTHCRVAVAMGFIWVVSLMVSFLPIHMGWNTPDLTVQNKGEKDKEDKCRLELNKGYVLVDAVGTFYLPLVVMCSTYYRIFKIAREQAKRINCCTASSSLNNHCSLPAKEHKATVTLATVMGAFIICWFPYFTVFTYQGLSEEEVDEMTFAIVLWLGYANSALNPILYAALNRDFRTAYSSLLHCHKVGPATASPHSHQGRAEVPRGSHQQHSPDCKGSLLEERALTMQDRNGKENPFISETAERGLPVSCSKSMWILSFCQDVWLAKVVPAQNRWIFEENGAELIKSQKMVEP; this is encoded by the exons ATGGAAAAATGCTTGAACAACACAATGGCCGCTACAGACCTGTGTCTTAAACGAAGCATGTTATCTACAGTAATGCTTGGCTTCATTCTTGGAGCAGTGATCGTGCTCACAATCTGTGGCAATGTGGTGGTGTGCCTAGCTGTGGGCATAAACCGCAAGCTGCGTAGCCTTACCAACTGCTTTATCGTGTCTCTGGCTACCACTGACCTGCTCCTGGGGCTGCTAGTGCTGCCCTTCTCTGCTGTCATTGAACTGCACAGGAGCTGGCCATTTGGGGCCACTTTCTGTAACATTTACACCAGCCTGGATGTCATGCTCTGCACTGCCTCCATCCTTAATCTCTTCATGATCAGTTTGGACCGATACTATGCCGTCACTGCCCCCCTACGCTACTCCACGCTGGTGACCCACTGTCGTGTGGCTGTGGCCATGGGGTTCATCTGGGTGGTGTCACTCATGGTGTCCTTCTTGCCTATCCATATGGGGTGGAACACACCGGACCTCACAGTTCAGAACAAAGGCGAAAAGGACAAGGAGGACAAATGTAGGCTCGAGCTAAACAAGGGTTACGTGCTTGTGGACGCCGTTGGCACATTTTACCTCCCGCTGGTTGTCATGTGCAGCACCTACTACCGCATATTCAAGATTGCACGGGAACAGGCCAAGCGAATCAACTGCTGCACCGCTTCCTCCTCGCTCAATAACCACTGTTCTCTGCCCGCAAAAGAGCATAAGGCCACGGTGACCCTAGCCACCGTCATGGGAGCCTTCATCATCTGCTGGTTCCCCTACTTCACTGTATTCACCTACCAGGGCCTTAGTGAGGAGGAAGTGGATGAAATGACCTTTGCCATCGTGCTATGGCTCGGCTACGCCAACTCTGCCCTCAACCCCATCCTCTACGCAGCTCTGAACCGGGACTTCCGCACTGCCTACAGCAGCCTGCTCCACTGCCACAAAGTGGGCCCAGCCACAGCCTCCCCTCATTCTCACCAGGGAAGAGCAGAGGTCCCCAGGGGTAGTCACCAACAACACAGCCCCGACTGTAAGGGAAGCCTACTGGAGGAGAGAGCACTCACCATGCAGGACAGAAATGGAAAGGAGAACCCCTTCATCAGTGAAACCGCAGAAAG GGGTCTGCCAGTTTCCTGTAGCAAGTCAATGTGGATCCTGTCCTTCTGCCAGGACGTGTGGCTGGCAAAGGTAGTGCCAGCGCAGAACAGGTGGATCTTTGAGGAGAATGGAGCTGAGCTCATCAAATCTCAGAAGATGGTTGAGCCTTAA